Proteins co-encoded in one Cytophaga hutchinsonii ATCC 33406 genomic window:
- a CDS encoding dienelactone hydrolase family protein, with translation MKKIITLLFSIMAIQPLVQAQQQASCCAVSKTSHTGMSVFSSDAAFRRSHKSPKAFTYTDAKGSMIQFDAPDGKKANAYMVKASSPSTKYVFLIHEWWGLNDYIKKDADKLYADLGGNVNIMALDLYDGKVTANRDSAAAYMGAASATRIGSILNGAFMFAGDKAEIISMGWCFGGGWALQSSILAGNKSKGTIMYYGMTEKDPVKLAGLKGDVLGIFGSKDKWINPEMVAAFDKDLTAAGKKHTIKSFDADHAFANPSNPQFNKAYTEEAWGMSVAFIKKAFGL, from the coding sequence ATGAAAAAAATAATTACACTGCTGTTTTCGATTATGGCTATACAACCACTTGTACAGGCCCAACAGCAAGCGAGTTGCTGTGCTGTTTCAAAAACAAGTCATACGGGCATGTCTGTATTCAGTTCAGACGCTGCTTTCCGCAGATCGCATAAATCACCAAAAGCATTTACCTATACGGATGCCAAAGGAAGTATGATCCAGTTTGATGCTCCTGATGGAAAGAAGGCCAATGCCTATATGGTAAAAGCTTCATCGCCCAGTACCAAATATGTGTTCCTGATCCACGAATGGTGGGGCCTGAACGATTACATTAAAAAAGATGCAGATAAATTATATGCGGACCTGGGCGGTAACGTAAACATCATGGCGCTCGATCTATACGATGGTAAAGTAACAGCCAACCGCGACTCCGCCGCGGCCTACATGGGTGCTGCAAGTGCTACACGCATCGGGTCTATTTTAAATGGTGCATTTATGTTTGCAGGTGATAAAGCAGAAATTATATCCATGGGCTGGTGCTTTGGCGGCGGCTGGGCGCTGCAGTCCTCTATTCTTGCGGGCAATAAGAGCAAAGGCACCATCATGTATTACGGCATGACGGAAAAAGATCCGGTGAAACTGGCCGGACTGAAAGGTGATGTGCTTGGGATCTTTGGTTCAAAAGATAAGTGGATCAACCCGGAGATGGTTGCTGCATTTGATAAAGACCTGACTGCTGCCGGGAAAAAACATACAATAAAAAGTTTTGACGCGGATCACGCATTCGCCAATCCAAGCAATCCGCAATTTAACAAAGCGTATACCGAAGAAGCGTGGGGCATGAGTGTGGCGTTTATTAAAAAGGCGTTTGGTTTGTAA
- the serA gene encoding phosphoglycerate dehydrogenase has protein sequence METIEKVPYFVIDFDSTFTQVEALDELATISLAGNPNQQQIIQQIIDLTNLGMEGKGSFSENLVKRLQLVKANRSHLAPLIDLLRSKVSKSVKRNKHFFRDYADQIYIVSSGFKEFILPIVTEFGIKEEHVMANTFTFDNDGNIIGCDANNPLSQDKGKIKLMEKLGLTGDVHVIGDGYTDYEIRGAGLASKFYAFTENVSRAAVTAKADSIAPSFDEILFQEKLPMTISYPKNRIKVLLLENIHTDAFKLFSEEGYTVEVIASALEEDELIEKIKDVSIIGIRSKTTITAKVLEHAPKLIAIGAFCIGTNQIDLKAAQMKGVAVFNAPFSNTRSVVELAIGEIIMLYRRTLEKSMQMHAGKWDKSAKNSFEIRGKKLGLVGYGNIGSQLSVIAESLGMVVYYYDIVERLSLGNAKKCSSLKELLNTVDVVSLHVDGRASNKGMFGAKEFNEMRQGSIFLNLARGPVTDLKALSENLKSGKILGAGLDVYEYEPKNNDEEFINDVRGLPNVILTPHIGGSTEEAQSNIGNFVPNRITDYINNGTTLHSVNFPNIQLPELQEGHRFMHLHENQPGILAKINNLFAKHNINILAQYLKTNEQVGYVITDIAKIYDKEVLDELKEIPGTIRFRTLY, from the coding sequence ATGGAAACAATCGAGAAGGTTCCGTATTTCGTCATTGACTTTGACAGTACATTTACTCAAGTTGAAGCGTTAGATGAATTGGCTACAATTTCATTAGCAGGTAATCCAAATCAACAGCAGATTATTCAGCAAATAATCGACCTTACAAATCTTGGTATGGAAGGCAAAGGGTCCTTCAGTGAAAATCTTGTTAAGAGATTACAACTGGTTAAAGCCAACAGATCGCACCTTGCTCCGTTGATTGATTTATTACGTTCTAAAGTTTCTAAATCTGTAAAACGTAACAAGCATTTCTTCCGCGATTACGCTGACCAGATCTATATTGTTTCTTCCGGTTTTAAAGAATTCATTCTGCCGATCGTAACAGAATTCGGTATTAAGGAAGAGCATGTAATGGCAAATACGTTCACGTTCGACAATGATGGCAACATCATTGGTTGTGACGCGAACAACCCGCTCAGCCAGGATAAAGGCAAGATCAAATTAATGGAGAAGCTTGGCTTAACCGGTGATGTACACGTGATCGGCGATGGTTATACGGACTACGAAATCAGAGGTGCGGGTCTTGCTTCTAAATTCTATGCATTCACCGAAAACGTAAGCCGCGCTGCTGTTACTGCAAAAGCAGACAGCATTGCGCCTAGCTTCGACGAAATATTATTTCAGGAAAAACTTCCGATGACGATCTCTTATCCGAAGAACCGCATCAAAGTTTTGTTGCTGGAAAACATTCACACAGATGCTTTCAAATTATTCAGCGAAGAAGGATATACCGTTGAAGTAATTGCAAGTGCATTAGAGGAAGATGAATTGATCGAAAAAATCAAAGACGTTTCCATCATTGGTATCCGTTCTAAAACAACGATCACAGCAAAAGTTTTGGAGCACGCTCCAAAACTTATCGCAATCGGTGCGTTCTGTATCGGCACAAACCAGATTGATTTAAAAGCAGCACAAATGAAAGGTGTTGCAGTATTCAACGCACCATTCAGCAACACACGCAGCGTGGTTGAATTGGCTATTGGCGAGATCATCATGCTTTACCGACGTACACTTGAGAAAAGTATGCAGATGCACGCTGGTAAGTGGGACAAATCCGCTAAGAACTCTTTTGAGATCAGAGGTAAAAAATTAGGTCTTGTTGGTTATGGCAATATTGGTTCCCAGCTTTCTGTCATCGCGGAATCACTTGGTATGGTTGTGTATTATTATGATATCGTTGAAAGACTCTCTCTTGGTAATGCAAAGAAATGCAGCTCTCTGAAAGAATTATTAAATACCGTAGATGTTGTTTCATTACACGTTGACGGTAGAGCAAGCAATAAAGGCATGTTTGGCGCGAAAGAATTTAATGAAATGAGACAGGGTTCTATTTTCTTAAACTTGGCGCGCGGACCTGTAACGGATCTTAAAGCCTTATCAGAAAATCTTAAGAGTGGCAAAATCTTAGGTGCAGGTCTGGATGTATACGAATACGAACCGAAAAATAACGATGAAGAATTCATCAATGACGTACGAGGCTTACCAAACGTAATCCTTACACCGCACATTGGTGGTTCTACGGAAGAAGCGCAATCAAACATCGGGAATTTCGTACCAAACAGAATTACGGATTACATCAACAACGGTACTACATTACACAGTGTAAACTTCCCGAACATTCAGTTACCTGAATTACAGGAAGGCCATCGTTTCATGCACCTGCACGAAAACCAACCAGGTATTTTGGCAAAGATCAATAACCTGTTTGCAAAACACAACATCAATATTTTAGCACAGTATTTAAAAACCAACGAACAGGTTGGATATGTAATTACAGATATCGCTAAGATCTACGACAAAGAAGTACTGGACGAATTAAAAGAAATTCCAGGAACAATCCGTTTCAGAACGCTTTATTAA